One part of the Marinobacter sp. MDS2 genome encodes these proteins:
- the cysP gene encoding thiosulfate ABC transporter substrate-binding protein CysP, whose amino-acid sequence MKTFFKGIALGAALLSAQPALSADRELLNTSYDIARELFAAYNVEFQKHWQEKTGETVEIKQSHAGSSKQAQAIIQGLKADVATFNQVTDIDILHTRGRLIPENWAERFPNNSSPYYSTMAFLVRKGNPKNIENWDDLIREDVSLVMPNPKTSGNGRYTYLAALGFAQDQFGEDQDKIDDFLASLLGQVRVFDSGGRGATTTFVERGIGDALLTFESEVLNIADRLEGEYEVVTPKVSFLAEFPVTWIDDYTKQNGTEELAKEYLSHLYSEDAQRLLASFNYRVQNETVLKENADRFRDLKLKSIDEIAGGWEKAMKAHFASGGKLDQLQRRR is encoded by the coding sequence ATGAAGACCTTTTTCAAAGGCATCGCGCTTGGCGCTGCCCTACTTTCTGCTCAGCCAGCTCTTTCCGCTGATCGGGAGCTTCTCAACACCTCCTATGACATTGCCCGCGAACTGTTCGCCGCCTACAACGTCGAGTTTCAGAAACACTGGCAAGAAAAGACCGGCGAAACCGTCGAGATCAAACAATCTCACGCCGGTTCTTCCAAGCAGGCTCAAGCCATTATCCAAGGCCTGAAAGCAGATGTTGCTACCTTTAACCAAGTTACCGACATCGACATCCTGCACACTCGGGGCCGTCTGATCCCAGAGAACTGGGCGGAACGCTTTCCGAACAACAGCTCTCCTTATTATTCCACCATGGCGTTTTTGGTGCGAAAAGGTAACCCCAAGAACATCGAGAACTGGGATGACCTGATTCGTGAAGACGTCTCTTTGGTTATGCCAAACCCGAAAACCTCGGGCAACGGCCGCTACACCTATCTTGCAGCCTTGGGCTTTGCGCAGGATCAGTTCGGCGAAGACCAGGACAAAATTGATGACTTCCTCGCTTCGTTACTGGGCCAGGTACGTGTCTTCGACAGCGGCGGCCGTGGCGCCACCACCACCTTTGTTGAGCGTGGTATTGGTGATGCGTTGCTGACCTTCGAATCCGAAGTGCTGAACATTGCGGATCGTCTGGAAGGTGAATACGAAGTTGTCACTCCGAAAGTCAGCTTCCTGGCTGAGTTCCCAGTCACCTGGATTGACGATTACACCAAGCAAAACGGTACCGAAGAACTGGCAAAAGAGTACCTGAGTCACCTTTACTCGGAAGATGCCCAGCGCCTGCTGGCCAGCTTCAACTACCGGGTTCAGAACGAAACGGTTTTGAAGGAGAACGCTGATCGCTTCCGTGACCTCAAGCTGAAGTCTATCGATGAAATTGCCGGAGGCTGGGAAAAAGCTATGAAAGCCCACTTTGCCAGCGGCGGTAAGCTCGACCAGCTCCAGCGTCGGCGGTAA
- a CDS encoding beta-ketoacyl-ACP synthase III, translating to MTYARIAGTGSYLPDNVVTNLDLEKKVETSDQWIRERTGIEQRYIALPGQTTVDLAEQAALRAIEAAGIDVSEIDLIVFATTTPDKVFPSCACILQARLGIHGCPAFDIQAVCSGFVYALATAEKFIRSGSSKKALVIGAEVFSRILNWEDRTTCVLFGDGAGAVVLEASEETGILSTHLHADGRYETLLHVPCGVANDFDAVKAGQAFVEMKGNEVFKMAVNTLGKIVDETLEANQMQKSEIDWLVPHQANLRIISATAKKLNMSMDQVVVTVNRHGNTSAASIPLALDEAVRDGRIKRGEVVLLEAFGGGFTWGSALLRF from the coding sequence ATGACTTACGCACGCATCGCCGGAACCGGCTCTTACTTGCCGGACAACGTTGTCACTAATCTCGATCTGGAAAAGAAGGTAGAGACCTCCGACCAGTGGATTCGCGAACGTACCGGTATCGAGCAACGTTACATTGCCCTGCCCGGCCAAACGACGGTCGATCTGGCAGAGCAAGCCGCCTTGCGTGCGATTGAAGCGGCAGGCATCGATGTGTCAGAAATCGATCTGATCGTCTTTGCCACCACCACCCCGGATAAAGTCTTTCCCAGTTGCGCCTGTATTCTGCAAGCGCGATTGGGGATTCATGGCTGCCCTGCCTTTGACATTCAAGCAGTATGCAGCGGGTTTGTGTATGCCTTGGCGACTGCCGAGAAATTCATTCGGTCGGGCAGTAGCAAAAAGGCACTGGTGATTGGCGCCGAGGTGTTTTCCCGCATCCTTAATTGGGAAGATCGAACCACCTGCGTGCTGTTCGGTGATGGTGCCGGTGCAGTCGTGCTCGAAGCCAGCGAAGAAACCGGGATCCTGTCAACTCACCTGCACGCCGATGGTCGTTACGAAACCTTGCTTCACGTTCCCTGTGGCGTGGCCAACGATTTTGACGCCGTGAAGGCTGGTCAGGCGTTTGTAGAAATGAAAGGCAACGAGGTGTTCAAGATGGCGGTGAACACGCTCGGCAAGATTGTTGACGAAACCCTTGAAGCCAATCAGATGCAGAAATCCGAGATAGACTGGCTCGTACCCCATCAGGCTAACCTTAGAATCATCTCTGCCACGGCGAAAAAACTGAATATGTCGATGGATCAAGTGGTGGTCACGGTAAACCGCCATGGCAACACATCAGCCGCCTCGATCCCGCTGGCGCTGGACGAAGCGGTACGTGATGGGCGCATCAAGCGCGGTGAAGTTGTGCTACTGGAGGCCTTCGGAGGCGGTTTTACGTGGGGCTCTGCGCTACTTCGCTTTTAA
- a CDS encoding NAD(P)-dependent alcohol dehydrogenase, with amino-acid sequence MANTRAYAAQSADSGLAPYNFERRSLRNDDVAIEIDYCGVCHSDVHVVENDWGGSQYPVVPGHEIIGRVSAVGSEVTSYKAGDLVGVGCMVDSCRTCSACDSGLEQYCDEGMTATYGGIDRQDGSVTMGGYSDNIIVSERFVVRVPEKLNAASAAPILCAGVTTYSPLKHFKVGKGHKVGVLGMGGLGHMGVKFAKALGAEVTLFTRSESKVAEAKKQGADHVVVSTDRSQMKAVSNSFDFLLDTIPVAHDLNPYLKCLKHDGTHILVGLLSAIEPPVNAGLLLLKRRVIAGSLIGGMPETQEVLDFCAEHDISCDVEMLDIRNINDAYERMKKGDVKYRFVIDMNTLKSG; translated from the coding sequence ATGGCTAACACACGCGCCTACGCGGCCCAATCGGCGGATTCCGGATTGGCACCTTACAATTTCGAGCGCCGTTCTCTTCGAAACGACGATGTTGCCATCGAAATTGACTACTGCGGTGTGTGTCACAGCGATGTTCACGTTGTTGAGAACGATTGGGGCGGCTCACAATATCCAGTGGTCCCCGGCCATGAAATTATCGGACGAGTTTCCGCTGTCGGTTCTGAAGTGACGTCCTACAAAGCCGGCGATCTTGTCGGTGTTGGTTGCATGGTTGACAGTTGCCGCACCTGCTCGGCATGCGATTCCGGGCTTGAGCAGTATTGCGATGAAGGTATGACCGCAACCTATGGCGGCATCGACCGCCAAGACGGTTCGGTCACCATGGGCGGCTATTCCGACAACATTATTGTCAGTGAACGATTTGTGGTTCGCGTTCCGGAAAAGCTGAACGCGGCCAGCGCAGCTCCCATACTGTGTGCCGGCGTCACCACCTACTCCCCCCTCAAGCACTTCAAGGTCGGCAAAGGTCATAAGGTGGGCGTTCTCGGCATGGGCGGTCTCGGGCACATGGGCGTAAAATTTGCCAAAGCGCTCGGAGCTGAAGTGACGTTGTTCACCCGGTCTGAAAGCAAAGTCGCCGAAGCCAAAAAACAAGGTGCCGACCACGTGGTGGTTTCAACCGATCGCAGCCAGATGAAAGCGGTGTCAAATTCGTTCGATTTCTTGCTCGACACGATTCCCGTTGCCCACGACCTGAACCCGTACCTGAAGTGCCTGAAACACGATGGCACCCACATTCTTGTGGGGCTTCTTTCCGCCATTGAGCCGCCGGTAAACGCTGGACTATTGCTGCTTAAACGGAGGGTGATTGCCGGGTCTTTAATCGGCGGAATGCCGGAAACCCAGGAGGTTCTGGACTTCTGTGCGGAGCACGACATCAGCTGCGATGTGGAGATGCTGGATATTCGCAACATTAACGATGCTTACGAGCGAATGAAGAAAGGCGATGTGAAATACCGCTTTGTGATTGACATGAACACCCTGAAATCGGGCTGA